A genome region from Clostridium pasteurianum includes the following:
- a CDS encoding DUF1573 domain-containing protein gives MQDIIFDEFQNLVDESLIRHSSILDIITKLQGSQARINRALVKSVTNCGCIEINAEKQHIPSDLDINNLKKHLKTHVRGKLCENCRDILENEIGNNLFYLAALCNTLDINLYDIFLKEYDKMNTLGKYTLR, from the coding sequence ATGCAAGATATAATTTTTGATGAATTCCAAAATTTAGTAGATGAGTCTTTAATACGACATTCAAGTATATTAGATATAATTACTAAACTTCAAGGATCACAAGCAAGAATTAATAGAGCACTAGTAAAATCCGTGACTAATTGTGGATGTATTGAAATAAATGCTGAAAAACAACACATACCAAGTGATTTAGATATTAATAATTTAAAGAAACATTTAAAAACTCATGTTCGTGGAAAACTATGTGAAAATTGCAGAGATATATTAGAAAATGAAATTGGAAATAACCTTTTTTACCTCGCAGCTCTCTGCAACACTCTTGACATAAACTTATATGACATATTTCTTAAAGAATACGATAAAATGAACACATTAGGAAAATATACTTTAAGATAG
- a CDS encoding proline--tRNA ligase: MKMSNMLMLTLRETPAEAEIDSHKLMLRSGMIRKMASGVYNYMPLGLKALKKVEDIIRDEMDAAGAQEFLASALLPSELWKESGRWEKFGPEMFKLKDRNEREFCLGPTHEEVFTDFARNEIKSYKQLPINLYQIQTKYRDERRPRFGMIRSREFVMKDAYSFDRDYAGLDVAYDKMYEAYTKIFKRCGVTCSAVAADSGAMGGSGSAEFMVKSEIGEDEVAFCTGCDYAANIEKAPASPEKAEKEEAKELKKVETPHAKTIADLVEFFGVDSKKFVKTIIYKADDEVVAVMVRGDRDVNETKVKNAVGSPVEFDLADEKTVKVATSAEVGFAGPIGLKVDHLFVDNEVTYMYNFIVGANETGYHYSNVNYDRDFKGTVGDFRNAIEGEKCPKCGKPLTIARGIEVGHIFKLGTKYSESMKAYFADEDGENKPLVMGCYGIGVNRTMSAVIEQHHDENGIIWPLAVAPYEVIVVPAVFKNEDQMRIAENIYNELKKIGVDALLDNRNERAGVKFKDADLIGIPMRITVGKKIADNKVEFKCRNSKDIEDLPLDKVIERVKEEFKKNNIEL; the protein is encoded by the coding sequence ATGAAAATGTCAAATATGCTTATGCTTACGCTGAGAGAGACACCAGCAGAGGCAGAAATAGATAGCCATAAGCTCATGTTAAGATCAGGAATGATAAGGAAAATGGCTTCAGGAGTATATAATTATATGCCTTTAGGATTAAAAGCATTAAAAAAAGTTGAAGATATAATAAGGGATGAAATGGATGCTGCAGGAGCACAGGAATTTTTAGCATCAGCACTTTTACCATCTGAACTTTGGAAAGAATCGGGAAGATGGGAAAAGTTTGGACCTGAGATGTTTAAACTTAAAGATAGGAATGAAAGAGAATTTTGTCTTGGACCTACACACGAAGAAGTTTTTACTGATTTTGCGAGAAATGAAATAAAATCATATAAACAGCTTCCTATTAATTTATATCAAATTCAGACCAAATACAGGGATGAGAGAAGACCAAGGTTTGGTATGATACGTTCAAGAGAATTTGTGATGAAGGATGCATATAGTTTTGATAGGGATTATGCAGGGCTTGATGTTGCATATGACAAAATGTATGAAGCTTATACTAAGATATTTAAAAGGTGCGGTGTTACTTGTAGTGCTGTAGCAGCAGACTCAGGAGCAATGGGTGGTTCTGGTTCAGCTGAATTTATGGTTAAATCTGAAATAGGAGAAGATGAAGTAGCATTTTGTACTGGATGCGATTATGCAGCAAACATCGAGAAGGCTCCAGCATCTCCAGAAAAAGCTGAAAAAGAAGAAGCTAAGGAATTAAAAAAGGTTGAAACGCCTCATGCAAAAACTATAGCAGATTTAGTTGAATTCTTTGGTGTAGATTCTAAAAAGTTTGTCAAAACTATAATATACAAGGCTGATGATGAAGTTGTAGCTGTAATGGTAAGAGGAGATAGAGACGTAAATGAAACAAAAGTTAAAAATGCAGTAGGATCTCCAGTTGAATTCGATCTTGCAGATGAAAAAACTGTTAAGGTTGCTACAAGTGCAGAAGTTGGTTTCGCTGGACCTATCGGACTTAAAGTTGATCATTTATTTGTAGATAATGAAGTAACATATATGTATAATTTCATTGTAGGAGCTAATGAAACAGGATATCATTATTCAAATGTAAATTATGACAGAGATTTTAAAGGCACAGTAGGAGATTTTAGAAATGCAATTGAAGGCGAGAAATGTCCTAAATGTGGAAAGCCACTTACCATTGCAAGAGGAATAGAAGTTGGTCATATATTTAAACTTGGAACTAAATATTCAGAGTCTATGAAAGCATATTTTGCAGATGAAGATGGAGAAAACAAGCCTCTTGTAATGGGATGTTATGGTATAGGAGTTAATAGAACTATGTCAGCTGTAATTGAGCAGCATCATGATGAAAATGGAATAATATGGCCTTTAGCTGTTGCACCATATGAGGTTATTGTTGTTCCAGCAGTATTTAAAAATGAAGATCAAATGAGAATCGCTGAAAATATCTACAATGAACTTAAAAAGATAGGTGTAGATGCACTACTTGATAATAGAAATGAAAGAGCAGGAGTTAAGTTCAAGGATGCTGATTTAATAGGTATTCCTATGAGAATAACTGTTGGAAAGAAGATAGCTGATAATAAAGTAGAGTTTAAGTGTAGAAATAGCAAAGATATTGAAGATTTACCTTTAGATAAAGTTATTGAGAGGGTAAAAGAGGAATTTAAGAAAAATAATATAGAGCTTTAA
- a CDS encoding PIN/TRAM domain-containing protein has product MLKKILRGLFTVIGLVLGYLLASVILKGGYFSQISFVKHNSIGRITFIVFCVLVLGIIFFIISPWINSLILKFMDYLERTIQKIPVSEVLFGAGGAIIGLVIASLLLSSLNRVTGPLSYITTIIYIIVNMIMAVIGADVAIKKREELMNLFYNLRKTGVSKEKKGKNVSKAAPKILDTSVIIDGRIFDICQTDFIEGTLVIPGFVLKELRHIADSSDGLKRNRGRRGLDILNKIQKELNIEVKIYDKDFPDIPEVDVKLLKLAEVMKGKVITNDFNLNKVAEFQGVPVLNINELANAVKPVVLPGEEMTIQIVKDGKESGQGVGYLDDGTMIVVEGGRSHIGETREVTVTSVLQTAAGRMIFAKQKN; this is encoded by the coding sequence TTGCTGAAAAAAATATTGAGAGGACTTTTTACTGTTATAGGATTGGTATTGGGATACCTGCTAGCCAGTGTTATATTAAAAGGTGGTTATTTTTCGCAAATTAGTTTTGTAAAGCATAATAGTATTGGGAGAATAACTTTTATAGTATTCTGTGTTTTAGTTTTAGGTATAATATTTTTTATAATATCCCCATGGATTAATTCTTTAATATTAAAATTTATGGATTATTTAGAAAGAACAATTCAGAAAATTCCAGTTTCTGAGGTTCTATTTGGAGCAGGGGGTGCCATAATAGGACTAGTAATTGCTTCTTTACTTTTAAGTTCACTCAACAGAGTGACAGGTCCGCTATCATATATAACAACAATAATATATATTATTGTAAATATGATAATGGCGGTTATAGGTGCTGATGTAGCCATAAAAAAGAGAGAAGAGCTCATGAATTTATTTTATAATTTAAGAAAAACAGGAGTTTCAAAGGAGAAAAAGGGAAAGAATGTTTCTAAGGCAGCACCTAAGATATTAGATACTTCTGTTATAATTGATGGAAGAATATTTGATATATGTCAAACAGATTTTATCGAGGGTACTCTTGTAATACCAGGGTTTGTACTTAAAGAGTTAAGGCATATTGCAGATTCTTCAGATGGGCTTAAGAGAAATCGTGGACGAAGAGGACTTGATATATTAAACAAAATTCAAAAAGAATTGAATATTGAAGTTAAGATATATGATAAGGATTTTCCTGACATACCAGAGGTTGATGTAAAGCTTTTAAAATTGGCGGAAGTAATGAAGGGGAAAGTAATAACAAATGATTTTAATTTAAATAAGGTAGCAGAATTTCAGGGCGTTCCAGTACTAAATATAAATGAGCTTGCCAATGCAGTTAAACCTGTAGTTCTTCCTGGAGAAGAAATGACAATACAAATCGTAAAAGATGGAAAAGAGTCAGGACAGGGTGTTGGATATCTTGATGATGGAACTATGATAGTTGTAGAAGGTGGCAGAAGTCATATAGGAGAGACTAGAGAAGTTACTGTTACGTCTGTTCTTCAGACTGCAGCAGGTAGAATGATATTTGCAAAACAGAAGAATTAA
- the ispD gene encoding 2-C-methyl-D-erythritol 4-phosphate cytidylyltransferase — MNCAVIMAAGKGKRMHAKINKQFINLNDKPILAHTISKFEQNSSIDEIVIVVSRDEIEKCLNEVVYKYNFKKIRSVVAGGHERQESVLNGLRKLKNVDIVLIHDGARPFVDDRIIEEGIKYASIYGGSACGVVPKDTIKLRDENGFSSKTLDRNSLFCVQTPQCFKFDEILDAHLQAEAKGIIATDDTKIFEMAGRKVYLYDGSYDNMKITTYDDIYTAERILNKSV; from the coding sequence ATGAATTGTGCTGTTATAATGGCTGCAGGTAAAGGGAAAAGAATGCATGCAAAGATTAATAAGCAGTTTATCAACTTAAATGATAAGCCTATCCTAGCACATACTATAAGTAAGTTTGAGCAAAATAGTAGTATCGATGAAATTGTAATAGTTGTTTCTAGGGATGAAATTGAAAAATGTCTTAATGAAGTAGTTTACAAGTATAATTTTAAGAAGATACGAAGCGTTGTGGCTGGAGGTCATGAAAGACAGGAGTCTGTTTTAAATGGTCTTAGGAAACTTAAAAATGTAGATATTGTTCTCATACATGATGGTGCAAGACCTTTTGTTGATGATAGAATTATAGAGGAAGGTATCAAATATGCTTCTATTTATGGTGGATCAGCATGTGGAGTGGTTCCTAAGGATACTATAAAACTAAGAGATGAAAATGGATTTTCGTCAAAAACGCTTGATAGAAATAGTCTATTTTGTGTTCAGACACCGCAGTGTTTTAAATTTGATGAAATATTGGATGCACATCTGCAAGCTGAGGCTAAAGGAATTATAGCTACAGATGATACTAAGATTTTTGAGATGGCTGGAAGAAAAGTATATCTATATGATGGAAGTTATGACAATATGAAAATAACTACGTATGATGATATATATACGGCGGAAAGAATACTTAATAAATCTGTTTAG
- the cysS gene encoding cysteine--tRNA ligase, with translation MKIFNTMTRTKEEFVPVTPKMVRMYVCGPTVYNFFHIGNARTFIVFDTVRKYFEYRGYKVDFIQNFTDIDDKMINKANQEGITVKELGDRYIKEYYKDADALNLERATCNPRATEYVNKIIDFVKDLQDEGYAYEVDGDVYFDTNNFKEYGKLSGQNLEDRQAGASIAVDDRKKNPMDFALWKNEKPGEPSWKSPWGMGRPGWHIECSCMARDLLGDTIDIHAGAIDLIFPHHENEIAQSEARTGKTFANYWMHAAYLNINNQKMSKSLNNFFTAREILEKYDVEVIRLFLLSAHYRTPLNFSKESIDAAKVSLERLYNTLNNLESLLKNAKDKDNDSEYLNTLDGYRQKFIEKMDDDFNTADAISVIFDLAKDININVSGDSSRKVVENSINLMRELGKPLGILQKSEEHNLEEEIQGLIEKRQEARKNKDWALADKIRDDLKDRGIVLEDTPEGIRWKFID, from the coding sequence ATGAAAATATTTAATACCATGACGCGCACAAAAGAAGAATTTGTTCCTGTTACACCTAAAATGGTTAGAATGTACGTTTGTGGACCTACCGTTTATAATTTCTTTCATATAGGTAATGCTAGAACTTTCATAGTTTTTGATACTGTAAGAAAATATTTTGAATATAGAGGATATAAGGTGGATTTTATTCAAAATTTTACTGATATAGATGATAAGATGATAAATAAAGCTAATCAGGAAGGAATTACAGTAAAAGAACTTGGAGACAGGTATATAAAAGAATATTATAAAGATGCTGATGCACTGAATTTAGAACGTGCAACTTGCAATCCAAGGGCTACTGAATATGTAAATAAGATAATAGATTTTGTTAAAGATCTTCAGGATGAAGGGTATGCATATGAAGTTGACGGCGATGTATATTTTGATACTAATAATTTTAAAGAATATGGAAAGTTATCAGGACAAAATCTAGAAGACCGTCAGGCAGGAGCAAGTATAGCTGTTGATGATAGAAAAAAGAATCCTATGGATTTTGCATTATGGAAAAATGAAAAGCCGGGTGAACCTTCATGGAAAAGTCCATGGGGAATGGGAAGACCAGGCTGGCATATAGAATGTTCATGCATGGCACGTGATTTATTAGGAGATACTATAGATATTCATGCAGGAGCTATAGATCTTATTTTTCCGCATCATGAAAATGAAATAGCTCAAAGTGAAGCTAGGACTGGAAAGACTTTTGCAAATTACTGGATGCATGCAGCATATTTAAATATAAATAATCAAAAGATGTCAAAATCATTGAATAACTTTTTTACAGCAAGAGAAATACTTGAGAAGTATGATGTAGAAGTTATAAGATTATTCTTACTTTCAGCACATTATAGAACACCTCTTAATTTTAGTAAAGAGTCTATTGATGCAGCTAAAGTATCCCTTGAAAGACTTTATAATACATTAAATAATCTGGAAAGTTTATTAAAAAATGCTAAAGATAAAGATAATGATAGTGAATATTTAAATACTTTAGATGGTTATAGACAAAAATTCATAGAAAAGATGGATGATGATTTTAATACAGCAGATGCTATTTCTGTTATCTTTGATCTTGCTAAGGATATTAATATAAATGTAAGTGGAGACTCAAGTAGAAAGGTTGTAGAAAATTCTATAAATCTTATGAGAGAGCTTGGAAAACCATTAGGTATTCTTCAAAAATCAGAAGAGCATAATCTTGAAGAAGAGATACAAGGTCTTATAGAGAAAAGGCAAGAAGCAAGAAAAAATAAGGATTGGGCACTTGCAGATAAAATAAGAGATGATCTTAAAGACAGAGGTATAGTTTTAGAGGATACCCCAGAAGGTATAAGGTGGAAGTTTATTGACTAA